The Methylomonas koyamae genome has a segment encoding these proteins:
- a CDS encoding DUF2970 domain-containing protein — protein sequence MSKPSLLHVVKSVFAAAIGIQSNKNREIDFQHGSLPAYLVVGLIATVLFIFTIVGIVSAVIGD from the coding sequence ATGTCTAAACCCAGCCTACTGCACGTCGTCAAAAGCGTATTTGCCGCCGCGATTGGCATACAAAGCAACAAGAACAGGGAGATTGATTTTCAGCATGGCTCGTTACCGGCCTACTTGGTAGTCGGCTTAATTGCGACGGTGCTGTTTATTTTTACGATAGTCGGTATCGTGTCTGCCGTTATCGGCGATTGA
- the metH gene encoding methionine synthase: protein MNSSQRLHQLLSQRILFLDGAMGTMIQSYKLEEKDYRGERFADWPVDLKGNNDLLSITQPDVIRAIHKAYLDAGTDILETNTFNSTKVAMADYRMEELAYEINVASARVARQAADAATAVTPDKPRFVAGVLGPTNRTSSMSPDVNDPGFRNISFDELVDAYSEATRGLIDGGADIILIETVFDTLNAKAAIFAVESVFDQLGYKLPVMISGTITDASGRTLSGQTAAAFWTSLKHVKPISIGFNCALGAQELRQYIEELSNIADTYVSAHPNAGLPNEFGEYDETPEMMAAELADWAASGYLNIIGGCCGTSPDTIRAIVAALSKYPPRKIPELEKRCHLAGLEAMSIGPETLFVNVGERTNVTGSAVFKKMIVEERYEDALEVARQQVENGAQIIDINMDEGMLDSKAAMVRFLNLLAAEPDIAKVPVMLDSSKWEILEAGLKCIQGKGIVNSISIKEGEAKFIEQAKLVRRYGAAVIVMAFDEVGQADTMARKIEICSRAYKILTEQVGFPPEDIIFDPNIFAVATGIEEHNNYGVDFIEATRAIKQNLPHALISGGVSNVSFSFRGNNPVREAIHAVFLYHAVQAGMDMGIVNAGQLAIYEDIPRELRDAVEDVILNRTPEGTEKLLEIAEKYRGSGQAAKQETLEWREWPVNKRLEHALVKGIADYIEEDTEAARLEAEKPLHVIEGPLMDGMNVVGDLFGEGKMFLPQVVKSARVMKKAVAYLMPFMDADKDGAARETNGKVLMATVKGDVHDIGKNIVTVVLQCNNYEVIDMGVMVPAENILKTAREEKVDVIGLSGLITPSLDEMVHVAKEMQRQGFEIPLLIGGATTSRAHTAVKIEPNYQHPTVYVTDASRAVGVVGSLLSQDLNADFVAKTREEYALVRERHKGRQAKNPQHPLEAARRNRFDHAGHQPVKPKFLGTKAIDDLPLATLVPYIDWTPFFLTWELSGRYPAILTDAVVGTEASKLFQDAQDMLQRIVSENWLTAKAVIGFFPANSDGDDIIVYNDDSRTEPLEVLHHLRQQNVKAPGRPNYCLSDFIAPVGSGIADYIGGFAVTAGIGIETKLAEFEQDHDDYSAIMLKALADRLAEAFAEYMHLAVRKDYWGYAEDESHDNEALIEEAYRGIRPAPGYPACPDHTEKAKLFELLNVTATTSIALTENFAMYPAAAVSGWYFSHPESQYFNVGKIDRDQLEDYARRKGIKLEVAERWLAAHLNH, encoded by the coding sequence ATGAATAGCTCTCAAAGATTACACCAGCTTCTGTCACAGCGAATATTATTTCTGGATGGCGCCATGGGCACCATGATACAGAGCTACAAGCTGGAGGAAAAGGACTATCGCGGCGAGCGTTTTGCCGATTGGCCGGTCGATTTGAAAGGCAACAACGACCTGTTGTCGATTACCCAGCCCGATGTGATTCGCGCTATTCACAAGGCTTATCTGGACGCCGGCACCGACATTCTGGAAACCAACACCTTCAACTCCACCAAGGTGGCGATGGCCGATTACCGGATGGAGGAATTGGCTTACGAGATCAACGTCGCCTCGGCCCGAGTCGCTAGACAAGCGGCCGATGCAGCGACCGCTGTGACTCCGGACAAACCGCGTTTCGTGGCTGGAGTACTAGGGCCTACCAACCGCACCTCGTCGATGTCGCCCGACGTTAATGATCCCGGTTTCAGAAACATCAGCTTCGATGAATTGGTTGACGCATACAGCGAAGCCACACGCGGTCTGATTGACGGCGGTGCCGATATTATTTTGATCGAAACCGTATTTGATACCCTGAACGCCAAGGCGGCGATATTTGCCGTGGAATCGGTGTTCGATCAACTCGGCTACAAGCTGCCAGTGATGATTTCCGGCACCATTACCGATGCCTCCGGCCGCACGCTGTCGGGCCAGACCGCCGCCGCGTTTTGGACTTCGTTGAAGCACGTCAAGCCGATTTCTATCGGCTTCAACTGTGCCTTGGGCGCTCAGGAACTGCGCCAGTACATCGAAGAATTGTCCAACATTGCCGACACCTACGTCTCGGCCCACCCCAACGCCGGCCTGCCCAACGAATTCGGCGAATACGACGAAACTCCGGAAATGATGGCCGCCGAGCTGGCCGACTGGGCCGCCAGCGGTTATTTGAACATCATCGGCGGTTGCTGCGGCACCTCGCCCGACACGATACGCGCCATTGTCGCCGCATTGAGTAAATATCCGCCGCGCAAGATTCCCGAGCTGGAAAAACGTTGCCATCTGGCCGGCCTGGAAGCGATGAGCATCGGGCCCGAGACCTTGTTCGTCAACGTCGGCGAACGCACCAACGTCACCGGCTCTGCGGTTTTCAAGAAAATGATTGTCGAAGAGCGTTACGAGGACGCGCTGGAAGTCGCGCGCCAGCAGGTCGAAAACGGCGCCCAGATCATCGACATTAACATGGACGAGGGCATGCTGGACTCGAAAGCGGCGATGGTGCGCTTTTTGAATCTGCTGGCCGCCGAACCGGACATCGCCAAAGTGCCGGTGATGCTGGACTCGTCGAAATGGGAGATTTTGGAAGCCGGCCTGAAATGCATCCAGGGCAAGGGCATCGTCAACTCGATTTCGATCAAGGAAGGCGAAGCCAAATTCATCGAACAAGCCAAGCTGGTGCGGCGCTACGGCGCGGCGGTGATCGTCATGGCCTTCGACGAAGTCGGCCAGGCGGATACCATGGCGCGTAAAATCGAAATCTGCTCCCGCGCCTATAAGATTTTGACCGAGCAGGTCGGTTTTCCGCCGGAAGACATCATCTTCGACCCCAACATTTTCGCGGTTGCCACCGGCATTGAGGAACACAACAATTACGGCGTCGATTTCATCGAAGCCACCCGCGCCATCAAGCAAAATCTGCCGCACGCCTTGATTTCCGGCGGCGTCTCCAACGTGTCGTTCTCGTTCCGCGGCAACAACCCGGTGCGGGAGGCGATTCACGCGGTATTTTTGTACCACGCCGTGCAGGCCGGCATGGACATGGGTATCGTCAACGCCGGCCAGTTGGCGATCTACGAAGACATTCCCAGGGAATTGCGCGATGCGGTCGAGGACGTGATCCTCAATCGCACGCCGGAAGGCACCGAAAAATTGCTGGAAATCGCCGAAAAATACCGCGGCAGCGGCCAAGCGGCCAAGCAGGAAACGTTGGAATGGCGCGAATGGCCGGTCAACAAGCGTTTGGAGCATGCGCTGGTCAAAGGCATCGCCGATTACATCGAAGAAGACACCGAAGCCGCGCGATTGGAGGCGGAAAAACCGCTGCACGTGATCGAAGGTCCGCTGATGGACGGTATGAACGTGGTCGGCGATTTGTTCGGCGAGGGCAAGATGTTCCTGCCGCAAGTGGTCAAATCGGCGCGGGTCATGAAAAAAGCCGTGGCCTATCTGATGCCGTTCATGGACGCCGACAAAGACGGCGCCGCCCGCGAAACCAACGGCAAGGTGCTGATGGCTACCGTTAAGGGTGACGTGCACGACATCGGCAAAAACATCGTCACCGTGGTGTTGCAGTGCAACAACTACGAGGTGATCGACATGGGCGTGATGGTGCCGGCGGAAAATATCTTGAAAACCGCCCGCGAGGAAAAGGTCGACGTGATCGGCTTGAGCGGCTTGATCACGCCGTCGCTGGACGAAATGGTGCACGTCGCCAAGGAAATGCAACGCCAGGGCTTCGAAATACCGTTGCTGATTGGCGGCGCCACCACCTCGCGCGCCCACACCGCCGTCAAGATCGAACCGAATTACCAGCACCCGACCGTCTACGTCACCGATGCCTCGCGCGCGGTCGGCGTGGTCGGCTCGCTGTTGAGCCAGGATTTAAACGCCGATTTCGTTGCTAAAACCCGCGAGGAATATGCCTTGGTCCGCGAGCGCCATAAAGGCAGGCAAGCCAAGAATCCGCAACATCCGCTGGAAGCCGCCCGGCGCAACCGTTTCGACCACGCCGGCCACCAGCCGGTGAAACCTAAGTTCCTTGGCACCAAGGCCATCGACGACCTCCCGCTGGCAACGTTGGTGCCATACATCGACTGGACGCCGTTCTTCCTGACCTGGGAATTGTCCGGCCGTTATCCGGCTATCTTGACCGATGCGGTCGTGGGCACGGAAGCCAGCAAGTTGTTTCAAGACGCGCAGGACATGCTGCAACGCATCGTCAGCGAAAACTGGCTGACTGCCAAAGCCGTGATCGGCTTCTTCCCGGCGAACAGCGATGGCGACGACATCATCGTTTACAACGACGACAGCCGCACCGAGCCGCTCGAAGTGCTGCACCACCTACGCCAGCAGAACGTCAAAGCGCCGGGCCGGCCGAATTATTGCCTGTCCGACTTCATCGCGCCGGTCGGCAGCGGCATAGCCGATTACATCGGCGGTTTCGCGGTGACGGCAGGCATCGGTATCGAAACCAAGCTGGCCGAATTCGAACAAGACCACGACGATTACAGCGCCATCATGCTGAAGGCGCTGGCGGACCGTTTGGCCGAAGCCTTCGCCGAGTACATGCACTTGGCGGTGCGTAAGGATTATTGGGGCTATGCCGAGGATGAAAGCCACGACAACGAGGCGCTGATCGAAGAAGCCTATCGTGGCATCCGTCCGGCGCCCGGTTATCCGGCCTGCCCGGACCACACCGAAAAAGCCAAGTTGTTCGAATTGCTGAACGTCACCGCGACGACCTCGATCGCCCTGACCGAAAACTTTGCGATGTATCCGGCGGCGGCGGTCAGCGGCTGGTATTTCTCGCATCCGGAGTCGCAATATTTCAATGTCGGCAAGATCGACCGCGACCAGTTGGAAGACTATGCCCGGCGCAAAGGCATCAAACTGGAAGTGGCTGAGCGCTGGCTGGCGGCACATTTGAACCACTAA
- a CDS encoding glutaredoxin family protein, translating into MADFILYGTEGCHLCEEAEQIVRLAGLVFDKQDIIEDEALQQRYGVKIPVLAHRDGGLELHWPFGPEQVLWLAAQVRA; encoded by the coding sequence ATGGCGGATTTTATCTTGTACGGCACGGAAGGCTGCCATTTATGCGAAGAAGCCGAACAGATTGTCCGGCTGGCCGGCCTCGTCTTCGACAAGCAGGACATTATCGAAGACGAGGCCTTACAACAACGTTACGGCGTAAAAATACCGGTGTTGGCGCACCGCGACGGCGGGCTGGAACTGCACTGGCCGTTCGGCCCGGAACAGGTACTCTGGCTTGCCGCCCAAGTCCGGGCCTGA
- the trmB gene encoding tRNA (guanosine(46)-N7)-methyltransferase TrmB, translating to MTEPQRIDPSKIRSFIRRQGRATAGQKFALEHHWQKYCLVPEQAFDPVQAFGRQAPLIVEIGFGNGDSLAAMAAANPHLNYLGIEVHRPGVGHLMMLLEQQGINNVRIYHHDAIEILERKIADHSLAGIHLFFPDPWQKRRHHKRRIVRPSFVDLLNKKLAVGGYFHAATDWEHYAKDMLAILSAGAGLRNTSPSGDFCPRPAYRPLTKFENRGLGLGHGVWDLIFAKL from the coding sequence ATGACCGAACCGCAACGCATCGACCCTTCCAAAATCCGCAGCTTTATCCGCCGCCAAGGCCGCGCCACCGCCGGCCAGAAGTTCGCGCTGGAGCACCATTGGCAGAAATACTGCCTGGTACCGGAGCAGGCCTTCGATCCGGTGCAAGCCTTCGGCCGGCAAGCGCCGTTGATCGTCGAGATCGGTTTCGGCAACGGCGACAGCCTAGCGGCGATGGCGGCAGCCAATCCGCATTTGAATTATTTAGGTATCGAAGTTCACCGGCCCGGCGTCGGCCATCTGATGATGTTGCTGGAACAGCAGGGCATAAACAACGTTCGCATCTACCACCACGACGCGATCGAGATATTGGAGCGCAAAATTGCCGACCACAGTCTGGCCGGCATCCATTTGTTTTTTCCGGACCCGTGGCAAAAACGCCGCCACCATAAACGCCGCATCGTCCGCCCCAGTTTTGTCGACTTGCTGAATAAGAAATTGGCGGTCGGCGGTTATTTTCATGCTGCGACCGATTGGGAGCATTACGCCAAGGACATGCTGGCGATTTTGTCGGCAGGCGCCGGATTGCGAAATACCAGCCCGAGCGGGGATTTTTGCCCGCGCCCGGCTTATCGGCCGTTAACCAAATTCGAGAATCGCGGCTTGGGTTTGGGCCACGGCGTCTGGGATTTGATTTTCGCCAAGCTTTGA
- a CDS encoding NfeD family protein — translation MLEQGIVFWYWWVLAVGFLALEILASGFFFLWLAVSAFIVGAVVLLIETTTFNVQILLFSLLAVSSVLAWRKYARTRTPEVSDHPLLNRRGAQYIGRTFNLIAPIENGQGKIKVDDTIWKVHGPDTPLGTKVKVVAIKGTVFEVQVCQ, via the coding sequence ATGTTGGAACAAGGCATCGTGTTTTGGTATTGGTGGGTGCTGGCGGTCGGCTTTCTGGCGTTGGAAATCCTGGCCAGCGGCTTCTTCTTCCTGTGGCTGGCGGTTTCGGCCTTTATCGTCGGCGCGGTGGTGTTGCTGATCGAAACCACCACGTTCAACGTCCAGATCTTGCTGTTTTCGTTACTGGCGGTGTCGTCGGTGCTGGCCTGGCGCAAATACGCCCGCACCCGCACCCCGGAAGTCAGCGACCACCCATTGCTGAACCGGCGTGGCGCCCAATACATCGGCCGTACTTTCAATCTGATCGCGCCGATCGAAAACGGCCAGGGCAAAATCAAGGTCGACGACACGATCTGGAAGGTCCACGGCCCCGACACGCCGCTGGGAACAAAAGTCAAGGTCGTGGCCATCAAGGGCACTGTGTTCGAGGTGCAGGTTTGCCAATAG
- a CDS encoding SPFH domain-containing protein yields MGGFELLGIVSLVFAILMVYKCVQSVPQGMEYTVERFGKYTRTLTPGLDFIMPIVENIGRKLNMMEQVLDVPSQEVITKDNAMVRVDGVVFYQILDAAKAAYEVNYLDVAIINLVMTNIRTVMGSMDLDELLSRRDEINARLLTVVDDATSPWGIKVTRIEIKDIAPPKDLVDSMARQMKAEREKRAQILEAEGLRQAEILKAEGLKQSAILEAEGRKEAAFREAEARERLAEAEARATLMVSEAISKGDVQAINYFVAQKYIESVKAIASADNSKLIMIPLEASSVIGALGGIGELAKEALQKKG; encoded by the coding sequence ATGGGCGGCTTTGAGTTATTGGGAATTGTGTCGTTGGTATTTGCAATATTGATGGTTTACAAGTGTGTGCAATCGGTACCTCAAGGGATGGAGTATACCGTCGAACGTTTTGGCAAATATACCCGAACACTCACTCCTGGCTTGGATTTCATCATGCCCATAGTTGAGAATATCGGCCGCAAGCTGAACATGATGGAACAGGTGCTGGACGTGCCGTCCCAGGAAGTGATTACCAAGGACAACGCGATGGTGCGGGTCGATGGCGTGGTGTTCTACCAAATCCTGGATGCCGCCAAAGCCGCCTACGAGGTCAATTATCTGGACGTGGCGATCATCAATCTGGTGATGACCAACATCCGCACCGTAATGGGCTCGATGGATCTGGACGAATTGTTGTCGCGCCGCGACGAAATCAACGCCCGCTTACTAACCGTTGTCGACGATGCCACCTCGCCGTGGGGCATTAAAGTCACCCGTATCGAAATCAAGGACATTGCGCCGCCCAAGGACTTGGTTGACTCGATGGCGCGGCAGATGAAGGCCGAGCGGGAAAAACGCGCCCAGATTCTGGAAGCCGAAGGCTTGCGCCAGGCGGAAATTTTGAAAGCCGAAGGCTTGAAACAAAGCGCGATTCTGGAAGCGGAAGGCCGCAAGGAAGCCGCGTTTCGCGAAGCCGAGGCCCGCGAACGGCTGGCCGAAGCCGAAGCCCGCGCCACGCTAATGGTCTCCGAGGCCATCTCCAAGGGCGACGTCCAGGCCATCAACTATTTCGTCGCGCAAAAATATATCGAATCGGTCAAAGCGATCGCCTCTGCCGATAACAGCAAATTAATCATGATTCCGCTGGAAGCCTCCAGCGTCATCGGGGCGTTGGGCGGCATCGGCGAGCTGGCCAAAGAAGCATTGCAGAAGAAGGGCTGA